One region of Gossypium raimondii isolate GPD5lz chromosome 6, ASM2569854v1, whole genome shotgun sequence genomic DNA includes:
- the LOC105771460 gene encoding uncharacterized protein LOC105771460: MAPNKENNIANSQTHPNNGTVNKPRRLSMESLQRTISDISFELTKEAIDATQLPSISEVEEASCECCGMSEECTPEYINQVRDKFSGKLVCGLCAEAINEEVVKNGGKREEALNEHMSACVRFNRFGRTHPVLYQAEAMREILKKSSGVRAKSMSPRDKSGPKKGGIARSSSCLPAFAKEIRDRAMVN; this comes from the coding sequence ATGGCACCGAATAAAGAAAACAACATAGCTAACTCCCAAACTCACCCCAACAATGGTACTGTCAACAAGCCTCGACGTCTTTCAATGGAAAGCCTCCAGAGAACGATATCTGATATATCGTTTGAGCTAACCAAAGAAGCCATCGACGCAACGCAGCTTCCATCCATATCCGAAGTCGAGGAGGCCAGCTGCGAATGCTGCGGCATGTCCGAGGAGTGCACTCCCGAGTACATCAACCAAGTCCGTGACAAGTTCTCAGGGAAACTGGTGTGTGGGCTTTGTGCGGAAGCAATCAACGAAGAGGTCGTGAAAAACGGAGGCAAAAGGGAAGAAGCTTTGAACGAGCATATGAGTGCTTGTGTGAGGTTCAACAGGTTCGGTCGGACTCACCCAGTGTTGTACCAAGCCGAGGCAATGAGAGAAATATTGAAGAAGAGCTCGGGAGTTCGGGCTAAGTCAATGAGTCCCAGAGACAAAAGCGGTCCCAAGAAGGGTGGTATCGCGAGGAGCTCGAGTTGTCTGCCGGCTTTCGCCAAGGAGATTCGTGACCGAGCAATGGTGAACTAG